A part of Mesoplodon densirostris isolate mMesDen1 chromosome 10, mMesDen1 primary haplotype, whole genome shotgun sequence genomic DNA contains:
- the BRPF1 gene encoding peregrin isoform X4, with protein sequence MGVDFDVKTFCHNLRATKPPYECPVETCRKVYKSYSGIEYHLYHYDHDNPPPPQQTPLRKHKKKGRQSRPANKQSPTPSEVSQSPSREVMSYAQAQRMVEVDLHGRVHRISIFDNLDVVSEDEEAPEEAPENGSNKENTETPAATPKSGKHKNKEKRKDSNHHHHHNASASTTPKLPEVVYRELEQDTPDAPPRPTSYYRYIEKSAEELDEEVEYDMDEEDYIWLDIMNERRKTEGVSPIPQEIFEYLMDRLEKESYFESHNKGDPNALVDEDAVCCICNDGECQNSNVILFCDMCNLAVHQECYGVPYIPEGQWLCRRCLQSPSRAVDCALCPNKGGAFKQTDDGRWAHVVCALWIPEVCFANTVFLEPIDSIEHIPPARWKLTCYICKQRGSGACIQCHKANCYTAFHVTCAQQAGLYMKMEPVRETGANGTSFSVRKTAYCDIHTPPGSARRLPALSHSEGEEEEEEEEEEGKSWSSEKVKKAKAKSRIKMKKARKILAERRAAAPVVSVPCIPPHRLSKITNRLTIQRKSQFMQRLHSYWTLKRQSRNGVPLLRRLQTHLQSQRNCDQVGRDSEDKNWALKEQLKSWQRLRHDLERARLLVELIRKREKLKRETIKVQQIAMEMQLTPFLILLRKTLEQLQEKDTGNIFGEPVPLSEVTELDEVPDYLDHIKKPMDFFTMKQNLEAYRYLNFDDFEEDFNLIVSNCLKYNAKDTIFYRAAVRLRDQGGAVLRQARRQAEKMGIDFETGMHIPHSLAGDEASHHTEDAEEERLVLLENQKHLPVEEQLKLLLERLDEVNASKQSVGRSRRAKMIKKEMTALRRKLANQRETGRDGPERHGPSSRGSLTPHPAACDKDGQTDSAAEESSSQETSKGLGPNMSSTPAHEVGRRTSVLFSKKNPKTAGPPKRPGRPPKNRESQMTPSHGGSPVGPPQLPIMGSLRQRKRGRSPRPSSSSDSDSDKSTEDPPMDLPANGFSGGNQPVKKSFLVYRNDCSLPRSSSDSESSSSSSSSAASDRTSTTPSKQGRGKPSFSRGTFPEDSSEDTSGTENEAYSVGTGRGVGHSMVRKSLGRGAGWLSEDEDSPLDALDLVWAKCRGYPSYPALIIDPKMPREGMFHHGVPIPVPPLEVLKLGEQMTQEAREHLYLVLFFDNKRT encoded by the exons ATGGGGGTGGACTTTGACGTGAAGACTTTCTGCCACAACTTGCGGGCAACTAAGCCACCGTATGAGTGCCCCGTGGAGACCTGCCGCAAGGTCTACAAGAGTTACAGTGGTATTGAGTACCACCTGTACCACTATGACCATGACAACCCACCGCCCCCACAGCAGACTCCACTCCGAAAGCACAAGAAGAAGGGGCGCCAGTCACGCCCAGCCAACAAGCAGTCGCCCACCCCCTCAGAGGTATCCCAGTCGCCCAGCCGTGAGGTGATGAGTTACGCACAGGCCCAGCGCATGGTGGAGGTGGACCTGCACGGCCGCGTCCACCGCATCAGCATCTTTGACAACCTGGATGTGGTGTCAGAAGATGAGGAGGCCCCTGAGGAGGCCCCTGAGAACGGCAGCAATAAGGAGAACACTGAGACACCGGCCGCTACTCCCAAGTCAGGCAAGCATAAGAACAAGGAGAAGCGCAAGGACTccaaccatcaccatcaccacaatGCTTCTGCAAGCACCACTCCCAAGCTGCCAGAGGTGGTATACCGGGAGTTGGAGCAGGATACCCCTGATGCCCCGCCCCGGCCAACTTCCTATTACCG GTACATCGAGAAGTCGGCGGAAGAGCTGGATGAGGAAGTAGAGTATGACATGGATGAGGAGGACTACATCTGGCTGGATATCATGAACGAGCGGCGGAAGACGGAGGGTGTGAGTCCCATTCCGCAGGAAATCTTTGAGTACTTAATGGACCGGCTGGAGAAAGAATCCTACTTTGAGAGCCACAATAAAGGCGATCCCAATGCGCTAGTGGATGAGGATGCCGTGTGCTGTATCTGCAATGATGGTGAGTGCCAGAACAGCAATGTCATCCTCTTCTGTGACATGTGCAACCTGGCTGTGCACCAGGAGTGCTACGGTGTCCCCTACATCCCTGAAGGCCAGTGGCTGTGCCGCCGCTGCCTACAGTCACCCTCCCGTGCTGTGGACTGTGCCCTGTGCCCCAACAAGGGTGGTGCCTTCAAGCAGACAGATGATGGGCGCTGGGCCCATGTGGTGTGTGCCCTCTGGATCCCTGAGGTCTGCTTCGCCAACACGGTCTTCCTGGAGCCTATCGACAGCATCGAGCATATCCCGCCAGCTCGCTGGAAGCTGACCTGCTACATTTGCAAACAGCGGGGCTCAGGGGCCTGCATCCAGTGCCACAAGGCCAACTGCTACACAGCCTTCCATGTGACATGTGCCCAGCAGGCCGGCCTTTACATGAAGATGGAGCCTGTGCGGGAGACGGGTGCCAATGGCACCTCCTTCAGCGTCCGCAAGACTGCCTACTGCGACATCCATACACCTCCAGGTTCAGCACGCCGCCTGCCTGCCCTGTCCCACAgcgagggggaggaggaggaggaggaggaagaggaggagggtaaGAGCTGGAGCTCAGAGAAGGTCAAGAAGGCCAAGGCCAAGTCCCGGATCAAGATGAAGAAGGCGCGGAAGATCTTGGCAGAGAGACGGGCAGCAGCACCTGTGGTGTCTGTGCCCTGCATCCCACCACACAG GCTCAGTAAAATCACTAACCGCCTGACCATCCAAAGGAAGAGCCAGTTCATGCAGAGGCTGCACAGCTACTGGACGCTAAAGAGGCAGTCACGGAATGGGGTCCCACTGCTGCGTCGCCTGCAGACACACCTGCAGTCTCAGAGGAACTGTGACCAAGTTGGG AGAGATTCTGAGGACAAGAACTGGGCCCTCAAAGAACAGCTCAAGTCCTGGCAGCGGCTTCGGCATGACCTGGAGCGAGCCCGGCTGCTGGTGGAGCTGATCCGCAAGCGGGAGAAACTCAAAAGGGAGACG ATCAAGGTCCAGCAGATTGCCATGGAGATGCAGCTGACCCCTTTCCTCATCCTCCTCCGAAAAACCCTGGAGCAgctccaagagaaggacacaggCAACATCTTCGGCGAGCCGGTCCCTCTGTCTGAGGTAACCGAATTGGACGAA GTACCTGACTACCTAGACCACATCAAAAAGCCTATGGACTTTTTCACCATGAAGCAGAACTTGGAGGCTTACCGCTACCTGAACTTTGATGATTTTGAGGAGGACTTCAACCTCATCGTCAGCAACTGCCTCAAGTATAATGCCAAGGATACCATCTTCTACCGGGCAGCAGTGCGGCTCCGTGATCAGGGTGGTGCTGTGCTCCGCCAGGCCCGGCGCCAGGCAGAAAAAATGGGCATTGACTTTGAGACGGGCATGCATATCCCCCACAGCCTGGCTGGAGACGAGGCCTCACACCACACCGAAGATG CAGAGGAAGAGCGGCTGGTCCTGCTGGAGAACCAGAAGCACTTGCCGGTGGAAGAGCAGCTGAAGCTGTTGCTCGAGCGGCTGGATGAGGTGAATGCCAGTAAGCAGAGCGTGGGCCGCTCACGGCGTGCAAAGATGATCAAGAAAGAGATGACGGCACTGCGGCGCAAGCTTGCCAACCAGCGGGAAACCGGACGGGATGGGCCTGAGCGGCATGGCCCCTCCAGCCGGGGCAGCCTGACACCCCACCCGGCAGCCTGTGACAAGGACGGGCAGACAGACAGTGCCGCCGAGGAGAGCAGCAGCCAGGAGACAAGCAAAG gCCTGGGTCCCAACATGTCCTCAACCCCCGCACATGAGGTGGGCAGGAGAACCTCAGTTCTGTTCTCCAAAAAGAACCCGAAGACAGCTGGACCGCCCAAGAGGCCGGGCCGGCCCCCCAAAAACCGGGAGAGCCAGATGACCCCCAGCCACGGAGGCAGTCCTGTGGGGCCCCCCCAGCTCCCCATCATGGGCTCCCTGCGTCAGCGCAAGCGGGGTAGGAGCCCTCGGCCCAGTTCGAGTTCAGACAGCGACAGTGATAAATCCACAGAAGACCCCCCAATGG ACTTACCAGCCAACGGCTTCAGCGGTGGAAACCAGCCAGTAAAGAAGAGTTTCTTGGTGTATCGTAATGACTGCAGCCTTCCTCGGAGCAGCTCGGACTCTGAGtccagcagcagtagcagcagcagcgcTGCCTCAGACCGGACCAG CACAACGCCTTCAAAACAAGGCCGGGGCAAGCCCTCCTTCTCTCGGGGCACGTTCCCAGAGGACAGCAGTGAAGATACCTCAGGCACTGAGAACGAGGCCTACTCCGTGGGCACTGGCCGCGGCGTGGGCCACAGCA TGGTAAGGAAGAGTCTGGGCCGGGGAGCTGGCTGGCTGTCAGAGGATGAGGACTCCCCGCTGGATGCTCTGGACCTGGTGTGGGCCAAATGCCGAGGGTATCCATCGTACCCAGCTCTG ATCATTGATCCAAAGATGCCCCGGGAAGGTATGTTCCACCATGGGGTTCCCATCCCTGTGCCCCCACTGGAGGTGCTGAAACTTGGGGAACAGATGACCCAGGAAGCCCGAGAGCATCTCTACCTCGTCCTCTTCTTTGACAACAAGCGAACCTG A